Sequence from the Fusobacterium periodonticum ATCC 33693 genome:
AAAATTCTATCCAATTTTTAGTAAACTTGTACTAAATTTTTATAATAGTATTGGATTAAATAATATTCAATTACCAGAATTTTGAGCAAAAAAAGGTATTCAAAAAATGGATACCTTTTTTCAATTTCACAATCTCTTTTATTCTCAAAAAATTCTCTTAATTGTACTATTTATCTCCATACATTTCTTCATAGTATTTTTGATAATCTCCTGAGGCTACTTCGTTAACCCATTCTTGATTCTCTAAATACCATTTAACAGTTTTTCTTATTCCTGTTTCAAAGTCTGTTTCTGGATACCATCCTAAATCTTTTGCTATCTTAGATGGATCTATTGCGTATCTCATATCATGTCCTAGTCTATCTTGTACATAAGTTATTAAATCATAGCTAATATTTGATATATCAGTTTTTAAAACTTTTTTATATTCATTATTATTAGTAATTTCTTCTTTTAATATATCTATTACTAATTTAACTATATTTATATTTTTTTCTTCATTGAATCCACCTATATTATATATTTCTCCAACTTTCGCTTCTCTTAAAACTAAGTCTATTCCTTTACAGTGATCTTCAACATATAGCCAGTCTCTTACATTATCTCCCTTTCCATATACTGGAAGCTTTTTGCCTTCTAAAATATTTTTTATCATTAAAGGTATTAATTTTTCAGGGAAATGGTAAGGTCCATAATTATTTGAACATCTTGTTATATTAATTGGTAACTTATATGTTTCACCATAAGCTATAACAATATGGTCTGCTCCTGCTTTAGAAGCTGAATAAGGGCTTCTAGGACTTAATGGACTTTCTTCTGTTACAAATTTATCTCCATAAGTTTTAAGATTCTTTCTATTCTTAACAACTTTTTTAACAGCCTCATCATCAATTACAAGTTCTATTGCTTCATCGTAATCTTTTGATAAGCTTCCATATACTTCATCGGTAGAAATTTGAAGAAATTTTACATCTTCTCTATATATAGGATACCCATTTTCATCTTTTGATACTGTCCAAGCTTTCTTAGCATTATCTAATAAATTTTGAGTTCCTAATATATTTGTTTCTAAGAATATTTGTGGATTTTCAATAGATCTATCCACATGAGATTCTGCTGCAAAGTTTACAACATAATCTATCCTATTTTCAGAGAATATTCTTTCTATTTCTTTTCTATCTCTAATATCTACTTTTTCAAATTTAACTCTACTATCTTTTAATTCCTCTTTTATTGTTCCTAGATTCCCTGCATAAGTTAAAGAATCTACAACAACTACATTTATATCTTCATATTTCTTTAATATATATTTTAAAAAATTTGCTCCTATGAAGCCTGCTGCTCCTGTTATTAAATATGTTTTCATAATAATCTTTATTCTCTCAATCATATTAATAGAATTCCAATTTTTATCAATTTATTATTACTTATGTAAAAATTATATTTAACTTATAACTTCACTTTTGCCTCACCATCAATAACAATAATACCTTTTTGATTTATACAAATAGTTTTTAACTCTACTTTTCTTTTTTCTTTATCTAAATCAATTACTTGAACCTCTGCTCTTATTGTATCACCTATCCTAACTGGGGCAAGAAATTTTAAATTTTGTGATAAATATATTGCTCCTTTACCTGGTAATCTTGTTCCAATAACTCCTGAAA
This genomic interval carries:
- a CDS encoding dTDP-glucose 4,6-dehydratase — translated: MKTYLITGAAGFIGANFLKYILKKYEDINVVVVDSLTYAGNLGTIKEELKDSRVKFEKVDIRDRKEIERIFSENRIDYVVNFAAESHVDRSIENPQIFLETNILGTQNLLDNAKKAWTVSKDENGYPIYREDVKFLQISTDEVYGSLSKDYDEAIELVIDDEAVKKVVKNRKNLKTYGDKFVTEESPLSPRSPYSASKAGADHIVIAYGETYKLPINITRCSNNYGPYHFPEKLIPLMIKNILEGKKLPVYGKGDNVRDWLYVEDHCKGIDLVLREAKVGEIYNIGGFNEEKNINIVKLVIDILKEEITNNNEYKKVLKTDISNISYDLITYVQDRLGHDMRYAIDPSKIAKDLGWYPETDFETGIRKTVKWYLENQEWVNEVASGDYQKYYEEMYGDK
- a CDS encoding MaoC family dehydratase, which translates into the protein MEFEELKIGMCEHIEKTITELDVINFSEISLDTNPLHLDEDYAKNTIFKGKIVHGIIGAGLISGVIGTRLPGKGAIYLSQNLKFLAPVRIGDTIRAEVQVIDLDKEKRKVELKTICINQKGIIVIDGEAKVKL